From Candidatus Binatus sp., the proteins below share one genomic window:
- a CDS encoding fatty acid desaturase, producing MAITNTNTRAIFSPTYRPWEQRWYAASGPDIGVFAWIMLIHATALAGLVMFPLPGWPLFFGALALAFVGGLGTTVAYHRAIAHRSVTLNPWARGVLTFVAMFNGSGAPASWASRHRQHHAQADTADDVSSPIFGGFWWAHLRWLWQTGPSPMDRYGRDLKAPTYIIWRYFQIPILTLSYLGPLYFGLAAFFWLGAIRLCFALHAQCFVNSVCHTEPGIVPGEDSSRNVRWLAVMHMLQGENWHRNHHSRPGWARLGWNWRQPDVGYVVILALEQLGLAYDVRDGRPRANLKARDPREIAGDQDALDPAA from the coding sequence ATGGCGATTACGAACACCAACACCCGCGCGATTTTCTCACCGACCTATCGGCCGTGGGAGCAGCGCTGGTACGCAGCATCGGGACCGGACATCGGAGTGTTCGCCTGGATAATGTTGATCCACGCGACGGCGCTGGCCGGCCTGGTGATGTTTCCTCTGCCCGGATGGCCGCTCTTTTTCGGCGCGCTGGCGCTCGCGTTCGTCGGCGGACTCGGCACTACGGTCGCCTATCATCGTGCGATCGCGCATCGCAGCGTCACGCTGAATCCATGGGCGCGCGGCGTGCTCACGTTCGTCGCGATGTTCAACGGTTCGGGTGCGCCAGCGTCGTGGGCGTCGCGCCATCGCCAGCATCATGCACAGGCGGATACTGCCGACGACGTCTCGAGTCCGATCTTCGGCGGCTTCTGGTGGGCGCATCTCCGATGGCTCTGGCAAACCGGGCCCTCGCCGATGGATCGCTACGGCCGCGATCTCAAGGCCCCGACGTACATCATCTGGCGTTATTTCCAGATTCCGATTCTGACGCTCTCGTATCTCGGCCCGCTGTATTTCGGCCTCGCGGCGTTTTTCTGGCTCGGCGCGATTCGGCTCTGCTTCGCGCTTCATGCGCAATGCTTCGTCAACAGCGTCTGCCACACCGAACCTGGAATCGTGCCGGGTGAGGATTCGAGCCGCAACGTGAGATGGCTCGCTGTGATGCATATGCTGCAGGGCGAGAATTGGCATCGCAACCATCATTCGCGGCCCGGATGGGCGCGGCTCGGGTGGAACTGGCGCCAGCCCGACGTTGGCTACGTTGTCATCCTTGCGCTCGAGCAACTCGGCCTCGCGTACGACGTTCGCGATGGCCGGCCGCGTGCGAACCTGAAGGCGCGCGATCCGCGCGAGATCGCCGGCGATCAGGACGCGCTCGATCCGGCCGCGTAA